In Mycolicibacterium aubagnense, the DNA window GCACCCGGTCCCGGCACTCACCAGTTTCGCGGCAGTGGTCTTGCGCAAACCGGCGTGACCCGCCGAGTGAGCACCCCACCTTCACAACTTTCTTAGAGAACCGTTAACATCGTCGCCATGACGAGCGTGACCGAGCCACCGGTGGACAAGGCGATCGACATCCACACCACCGCGGGCAAGCTGGAAGACCTGCGTAGGCGTACCGAAGAGACCCTGCACCCCGTCGGCGAGGCCGCCGTGGAGAAGGTCCACCAGAAGGGCAAGCTCACCGCTCGCGAGCGCATCCTGGCCCTGCTGGACGAGGGGTCGTTCGTCGAGCTGGACGCGCTGGCCAAGCACCGCAGCACCAACTTCGGACTGGGTGACAAGCACCCGATCGGCGACGGTGTCGTGACGGGCTACGGCACCATCGACGGCCGCGAGGTCTGCATCTTCAGCCAGGACGCCACCGTCTTCGGCGGCAGCCTCGGCGAGGTCTACGGCGAGAAGATCGTCAAGGTCCAGGAGCTGGCCATCAAGACCGGCCGCCCACTGATCGGCATCAACGACGGCGCCGGCGCCCGCATCCAGGAGGGTGTGGTCTCGCTCGGTCTGTACAGCCGCATCTTCCGCAACAACATCCTGGCCTCGGGTGTCATCCCCCAGATTTCGCTGATCATGGGTGCCGCGGCCGGTGGCCACGTGTACTCCCCCGCACTCACCGACTTCATCATCATGGTCGATCAGACCAGCCAGATGTTCATCACCGGCCCGGACGTCATCAAGACCGTCACCGGCGAAGAGGTCACCATGGAGGAGCTGGGCGGCGCCCACACCCATGAGGCCAAGTCCGGCACCGTGCACTACGTCGCCACCGGCGAGCAGGACGCCCTGGACTACGTCCGTGACCTGCTGAGCTACCTGCCCCCGAACAACTACGCCGAGCCGCCGCGCTTCCCCGCGCCGCCGCACCCGGGTGCCATCGAGGACAACCTCACGGCCGAGGACCTCGAGCTCGACACCCTGATCCCGGATTCGCCGAACCAGCCGTACGACATGCACGAGGTCATCTCGCGCATCCTCGACGACGACGAGTTCCTCGAGATCCAGCAGGGCTACGCGCAGAACATCGTCATCGGCTTCGGGCGGGTGGACGGTCGCCCCGTAGGTATTGTGGCCAACCAGCCGACCCAGTTCGCCGGGTGCCTGGACATCAACGCCTCGGAGAAGGCCGCGCGGTTCATCCGCACCTGCGACGCCTTCAACATCCCGATCATCATGCTGGTGGACGTCCCGGGTTTCCTGCCGGGCACCGAGCAGGAATACAACGGCATCATCCGCCGCGGCGCCAAGCTGCTGTACGCCTACGGTGAGGCCACGGTCGCCAAGATCACCGTCATCACGCGTAAGGCCTACGGCGGCGCGTACTGCGTCATGGGTTCCAAGGACATGGGTTGCGACGTCAACCTGGCGTGGCCGACGGCCCAGATCGCCGTCATGGGCGCCTCCGGCGCGGTCGGCTTCGTCTACCGCTCCGAGCTCAAGGCCGCCGAGGCCAACGGCGACGATGTCGACGCCCTTCGCCTGCAGCTGCAGCAGGAGTACGAGGACACCCTGGTGAACCCGTACGTCGCCGCCGAGCGTGGCTACGTCGACGCCGTCATCCCGCCGTCGCACACCCGCGGCTACATCGCCAACTCGCTGCGTCTGCTGGAGCGCAAGATCGTCCAGACGCCGCCGAAGAAGCACGGGAACATCCCGCTGTGAGCGGCGCGAACGGTTCGGCTGTGGTGAGCGCCGACAACGTGTCCGAAACCGATGCCGCCGCGGAAGCGCCCGTCGCGCCGCTGTTCCAGGTCGTCAAGGGCAACCCGTCCGACGAGGAGCTCGCTGCTCTGGTGACGGTGCTGGCCAGCGCCTCCGGCGGCGGTGCCGCCGAGGCCGGCGACCGCAACGACTGGGGTCACCCGGTCTCCAAGCTGCGGTACGCGTACACCAGCTGGCAGCTGGTAACCCTGGTGGAGCGCACCTTCATTCGTCGCTGATGAGCGCTTGCGCGAAGAAGATTCGGCACTGATGAGGCTCGTTCTCGGCTCGGCCTCTTCGGGCCGGCTCAGCGTGCTGCGCAAGGCCGGGGTCGAACCGGTCGTGCTGGTATCCGACGTCGACGAGGACGCGATCATCGCGTCTCTCGGCGACGCCGGCCCCGGTGACGTCGTGCGCGCCTTGTCGACGGCCAAGGCCCAGCGGGTCGCCGAATCACTCGATCCGAGCCTGTCGTCGGACTGCCTTGTGATCGGCTGTGATTCGATGCTCGAGTTCGACGGCCGGCTGACCGGTAAACCCGGCTCCCCCGATGTCGCCCGGCGACAATGGAATTCGATGGCCGGCCGCAGCGCCACCCTGCACACCGGCCACTGTGTGTTGCGTCTGAACGACGGCGGCGTCACCGCCGCGGTCACCGAACTCGGTTCCACCACAGTGCATTTCGGCGAGCCGAGCCCGGTAGACCTGGACGCCTACCTGGATACCGGCGAACCCCTGTGGGTGGCCGGCGCGTTCACCCTCGACGGCCTGGGCAGCTGGTTCATCGACGGCATCGATGGCGACCCGTCCAACGTGATCGGGCTGAGCCTGCCGCTGCTGCGCCGGATGCTGGCCCGGCTCGGGGTGTCCGTCGCTGAGTTGTGGGCCGCGAACCGGCCCGGACCGGACGCTCCCGCGCTCTGATCGGATTTTTTCGCCGAATCCACCTATCCGCGCCCCCGGCCACACCGAACCCCTGGTGACCAACCAGGAAGGACGGCACGGTGCGGCGAATCGCAGTGATCGGAAGCGGCATATCGGGGCTCACCGCAGCCTGGGTGCTCGCGCGGGACACGGAAGTCACTCTGTTCGAGGCGCAACCGCGATGCGGTGGTCACGCCCACACGCACGAGCTGGCAGCCCGTCGCGGCAGCGCCGACGTCGTCGGCGTCGACTCCGGCTTCATCGTGCACAACGACCGCACGTACCCCACCTTGCTCCGGCTGTTCGCCGAACTCGGTGTCCGCACCCAGGAATCCGACATGTCGATGTCGGTCTGCTGCGAAGAGTGCGGCTTGGAGTACGCCGGCGCGAAAGGGCTGGCCGGCCTCTTCGCCACGCCGGGCTCCGTGTTGTCCCCGCGCTATCTGCGGCTGCTCGCCGAGGTGACGCGCTTCCACCGGCTCGCTCGCGCCGAACTCGCGCGCGGCGTGGCGGATGGTCAAACCCTCGGTGAATTCCTCACTACGGCAAGGTTTTCCGGCTACTTCGTCGCCCACTTCATGGTGCCGTTGGTCGCCGCGGTCTGGTCATGTCCGCCGGACGTCGCACTCGACTATCCGGTCGGCTACCTACTCGCGTTCCTCGACCACCACGGGATGTTGACGGTGTTCGGTTCACCGACCTGGCGGACGGTGACCGGGGGCTCGGCGCGATATGTCGAAGCGATCACCGCGCGGTTGCCGTCGGTACGCCTCGGGGTGCCCGTGCGGAGCGTCACCCGAACCCCGGACGGGGTGGCGGTCCGTGACGACGCGGACCGGGTCGAGCAGTTCGACGCGGCAGTCATCGCGACCCACCCGAATCAGGCCCTTTCGATCCTGGACCAGCCGACGGCCGACGAAATCGAGATACTCGGCGCACTGCGGTACTCGATCAACCACACGGTGCTGCACAGCGATACGTCGCTGCTGCCGCGGCGTCA includes these proteins:
- a CDS encoding acyl-CoA carboxylase subunit beta; the protein is MTSVTEPPVDKAIDIHTTAGKLEDLRRRTEETLHPVGEAAVEKVHQKGKLTARERILALLDEGSFVELDALAKHRSTNFGLGDKHPIGDGVVTGYGTIDGREVCIFSQDATVFGGSLGEVYGEKIVKVQELAIKTGRPLIGINDGAGARIQEGVVSLGLYSRIFRNNILASGVIPQISLIMGAAAGGHVYSPALTDFIIMVDQTSQMFITGPDVIKTVTGEEVTMEELGGAHTHEAKSGTVHYVATGEQDALDYVRDLLSYLPPNNYAEPPRFPAPPHPGAIEDNLTAEDLELDTLIPDSPNQPYDMHEVISRILDDDEFLEIQQGYAQNIVIGFGRVDGRPVGIVANQPTQFAGCLDINASEKAARFIRTCDAFNIPIIMLVDVPGFLPGTEQEYNGIIRRGAKLLYAYGEATVAKITVITRKAYGGAYCVMGSKDMGCDVNLAWPTAQIAVMGASGAVGFVYRSELKAAEANGDDVDALRLQLQQEYEDTLVNPYVAAERGYVDAVIPPSHTRGYIANSLRLLERKIVQTPPKKHGNIPL
- a CDS encoding acyl-CoA carboxylase subunit epsilon, which gives rise to MFQVVKGNPSDEELAALVTVLASASGGGAAEAGDRNDWGHPVSKLRYAYTSWQLVTLVERTFIRR
- a CDS encoding Maf family protein, producing MRLVLGSASSGRLSVLRKAGVEPVVLVSDVDEDAIIASLGDAGPGDVVRALSTAKAQRVAESLDPSLSSDCLVIGCDSMLEFDGRLTGKPGSPDVARRQWNSMAGRSATLHTGHCVLRLNDGGVTAAVTELGSTTVHFGEPSPVDLDAYLDTGEPLWVAGAFTLDGLGSWFIDGIDGDPSNVIGLSLPLLRRMLARLGVSVAELWAANRPGPDAPAL
- a CDS encoding NAD(P)/FAD-dependent oxidoreductase produces the protein MRRIAVIGSGISGLTAAWVLARDTEVTLFEAQPRCGGHAHTHELAARRGSADVVGVDSGFIVHNDRTYPTLLRLFAELGVRTQESDMSMSVCCEECGLEYAGAKGLAGLFATPGSVLSPRYLRLLAEVTRFHRLARAELARGVADGQTLGEFLTTARFSGYFVAHFMVPLVAAVWSCPPDVALDYPVGYLLAFLDHHGMLTVFGSPTWRTVTGGSARYVEAITARLPSVRLGVPVRSVTRTPDGVAVRDDADRVEQFDAAVIATHPNQALSILDQPTADEIEILGALRYSINHTVLHSDTSLLPRRQGARASWNYRMPSCDVQADEVLVSYDLNRLQRLDGSTDRQFVVTLGGGGRVDPSQVIATMLYDHPQYSPEFRAAQQRLHTLGDHRLAFAGAYHGWGFHEDGAVSGVAAAERLGGRWSGAVPPLVHPAGNVA